In one Buteo buteo chromosome 10, bButBut1.hap1.1, whole genome shotgun sequence genomic region, the following are encoded:
- the TEKTIP1 gene encoding tektin bundle-interacting protein 1: MELGEHRPWVLQSTLETEFPLPLYSDQYITLWGPRQAPLLKQAVRWKTTPIGWDAVGQSWPTGLNSRDEEVEDPWYALASGIAHRRWERAHAGQGERDPLPPAYAQHLREVAWWDPVVPAAYLGPCTRWGPFLWQERPVLGKEYVVTRSQSPRAQGGSSGYVPALSFCRPLLATRDIRTWSLLHHQPSTRQ; the protein is encoded by the exons ATGGAGCTGGGGGAGCACAGACCCTGGGTCCTGCAGAGTACCCTCGAGACAGAGTTCCCGTTGCCCCTGTACAG CGACCAGTATATAACGCTGTGGGGGCCACGCCAGGCCCCCCTGCTGAAGCAGGCCGTGCGCTGGAAGACCACCCCCATAGGCTGGGATgccgtggggcagagctggcccACGGGGCTGAACAGCAGGGACGAGGAGGTGGAGGACCCCTGGTACGCCCTCGCCTCTGGCATCGCCCACCGCCGCTGGGAGCGGGCCCACGCTGGCCAGGGGGAGCGGGATCCTCTGCCCCCAG cttATGCCCAGCACCTGCGGGAAGTGGCCTGGTGGGACCCCGTTGTCCCTGCTGCGTACCTGGGACCCTGCACCCGCTGGGGACCCTTCCTCTGGCAGGAGAGACCCGTCCTGGGGAAGGAGTATG TTGTCACCCGCAGCCAGAGCCCCCGGGCACAGGGGGGCAGCTCAGGGTACGTCCCTGCGCTTTCCTTCTGCCGCCCCCTCCTCGCCACCCGGGACATCAGGACCTGGAGCCTCCTCCACCACCAGCCCTCCACCCGCCAGTAA
- the LOC142035408 gene encoding uncharacterized protein LOC142035408 isoform X2 codes for MGRQAWWRDGFPHPTGSRGAWLSPGHAAAAMVSVHPFAAPQAPRALTQPALGWYLPRRLPANLLRPVPAPPACPSSPAGRGGGGGGSCGLGTALEGARAGYEPGCGAGRTEQEGSAVLTTSCVSDPAFMLGKLRRSGRGGLVEKQWQSLGERSSTGTRLGHPVLTRSKTCDPSFCTDAEQAGVATGRQGNSSPSLSKRTASYRKAFGELTEREELLACFSCAWQREVPYHGRLYITSYHVCFHSSLLLKDIKAVVPVASISSLKKTNTALLVPNALSIRTAEGQKFLFVSLRRREAAYQLLKSVCKHLQDNSWSPLASLSNEEILRKPLTSSQSDLEQSTPEPDNLQEPLDGLTPTPRQAEEEDEEVAALALSSSERVPLAKPRSFWGGLHTTLWARITAQLSLLNTVLLIYLLLMMTLLLSSMYIGLRIMELEQQLASVEARPDLNLSQQYKT; via the exons ATGGGCAGGCAGGCCTGGTGGCGGGACGGCTTCCCACATCCCACTGGGAGCCGGGGTGCGTGGCTCTCCCCAGGCCATGCCGCGGCAGCGATGGTATCCGTTCACCCCTTTGCAGCTCCCCAGGCGCCGCGGGCTCTcacccagccagccctgggTTGGTATTTGCCCCGACGCCTCCCTGCAAACCTGCTGCGGCCAGTCCCGGCCCCGCCTGCCTGCCCTTCCTCGCCAgcgggaagaggaggaggaggaggaggcagctgtgGGCTGGGAACGGCTCTGGAAGGAGCGCGAGCGGGATATGAGccaggctgtggggcaggacgGACAGAACAGGAGGGCTCGGCTGTGCTCACCACCAG ctGCGTGTCAGACCCAGCCTTCATGCTGGGGAAGCTGAGGAGGAGTGGAAGGGGGGGGCTGGTGGAGAAGCAGTGGCAGAGcctgggggagaggagcagcaccGGCACCCGGCTGGGGCACCCTGTGCTCACCAG ATCCAAAACCTGCGACCCCTCCTTCTGCACGGACGCCGAGCAGGCTGGGGTGgccacaggcaggcagggaaactCATCCCCGTCG CTAAGCAAGCGCACCGCAAGTTACCGCAAAGCTTTCGGGGAGCTCACCGAGCGGGAAGAGCTGCTGGCCTGCTTCTCCTGCGCTTGGCAGAGAGAGGTGCCCTACCATGGCCGCCTCTACATCACCTCCTACCACGTCTGCTTCcactccagcctcctgctcaagGACATCAAG GCTGTGGTTCCTGTCGCCTCCATCTCGTCCCTCAAGAAGACCAACACGGCGCTCCTGGTGCCCAACGCACTCAGCATCCGCACGGCCGAGGGGCAGAAG TTCCTTTTTGTGTCTCTGCGCCGGCGGGAGGCCGCGTACCAGCTCCTGAAGTCGGTCTGCAAACACCTGCAG GACAACAGCTGGAGCCCTCTGGCCTCTCTGAGCAATGAGGAAATCCTTAGGAAGCCTCTG ACCTCAAGCCAGTCAGACCTGGAGCAGAGTACCCCAGAGCCTGACAACCTCCAGGAGCCGCTGG ATGGGCTGACCCCGACGCCAAGGCAagcggaggaggaggatgaagaggtGGCAGCGCTGGCTCTGAGCAGCAGTGAGCGGGTGCCCTTGGCAAAGCCACGCAGCTTCTGGG GGGGACTCCACACCACGCTATGGGCCCGGATCACCGCACAGTTGAGCCTCCTCAACACCGTCCTCCTCATCTACCTGCTACT GATGATGACCCTGCTGCTGTCCTCGATGTACATCGGTCTGCGCATCATGgaactggagcagcagctggcatcCGTGGAGGCTAGACCAGACCTCAACCTGTCACAGCA GTACAAGACATGA
- the DOHH gene encoding deoxyhypusine hydroxylase produces MVTEQEVEAIGRTLVDAAQPLPARFRALFTLRSLGGRTAVDWISRAFGDGSALLKHELAYCLGQMQDEAAIPVLIRVLEDTSQEPMVRHEAGEALGAIGNPKVLDILKRYSEDPVVEVAETCQLAVRRLEWLQENKQEPGASPYLSVDPAPPAEETDVAKLRETLLDESRTLFDRYRAMFALRNLGGQAAVLALADGLHSGSALFRHEIGYVLGQMQDEACVPQLTAALRSRTESPMVRHECAEALGSIARPSCLETLRAFAHDEERVVRESCEVALDMYEYENGTQFQYADGLCKLQASA; encoded by the exons ATGGTGACCGAGCAGGAGGTGGAGGCCATCGGCCGGACGCTGGTGGACGCggcccagcccctgcccgcccggTTCCGGGCCCTCTTCACCCTGCGGAGCCTGGGCGGCCGCACCGCCGTGGACTGGATCAGCCGGGCCTTCGGGGATGGCTCCGCGCTGCTGAAGCATGAGCTGGCCTACTGCCTGGGCCAGATGCAGGACGAAGCGGCCATTCCCGTGCTCATCCGGGTGCTGGAGGACACCAGCCAGGAGCCCATGGTCAGGCACGAGGCGG GTGAAGCCCTGGGTGCTATCGGGAATCCCAAGGTGCTGGACATCCTGAAACGCTATTCAGAGGATCCTGTGGTTGAG GTGGCAGAGACGTGTCAGCTGGCAGTGAGGAGGCTGGAGTGGCTGCAGGAGAACAAGCAGGAGCCTGGCGCCAGCCCCTACCTCTCCGTGGATCCTGCTCCCCCTGCTGAGGAGACGGATGTTGCCAAACTCCGCGAAACCCTCCTGGATGAGTCACGCACGCTGTTTGACCGCTACAGGGCTATGTTTGCCCTGCGAAACCTGGGGGGCCAGGCTGCTGTGCTGGCGCTGGCGGATG GACTGCATTCCGGCAGCGCCCTCTTCCGCCATGAGATCGGCTACGTGCTGGGCCAGATGCAGGATGAGGCCTGCGTCCCGCAGCTGACGGCTGCGCTGCGCAGCCGCACCGAGAGCCCCATGGTGCGCCACGAGTGCGCTGAGGCCCTGGGCTCCATCGCCCGCCCCTCCTGCCTGGAGACCCTGCGTGCCTTCGCCCATGACGAGGAGCGGGTGGTGCGGGAGAGCTGCGAGGTGGCGCTGGACATGTACGAGTACGAGAACGGCACCCAGTTCCAGTACGCTGACGGGCTCTGCAAGCTGCAGGCCTCCGCCTGA
- the LOC142035408 gene encoding uncharacterized protein LOC142035408 isoform X1: protein MGRQAWWRDGFPHPTGSRGAWLSPGHAAAAMVSVHPFAAPQAPRALTQPALGWYLPRRLPANLLRPVPAPPACPSSPAGRGGGGGGSCGLGTALEGARAGYEPGCGAGRTEQEGSAVLTTSCVSDPAFMLGKLRRSGRGGLVEKQWQSLGERSSTGTRLGHPVLTRSKTCDPSFCTDAEQAGVATGRQGNSSPSVSLEARGSGGFPQPHGPGRTVSAGQVPREDPSWFRGRGGDGAGGCGVPVPQAPCHASPTPRPPPQLSKRTASYRKAFGELTEREELLACFSCAWQREVPYHGRLYITSYHVCFHSSLLLKDIKAVVPVASISSLKKTNTALLVPNALSIRTAEGQKFLFVSLRRREAAYQLLKSVCKHLQDNSWSPLASLSNEEILRKPLTSSQSDLEQSTPEPDNLQEPLDGLTPTPRQAEEEDEEVAALALSSSERVPLAKPRSFWGGLHTTLWARITAQLSLLNTVLLIYLLLMMTLLLSSMYIGLRIMELEQQLASVEARPDLNLSQQYKT from the exons ATGGGCAGGCAGGCCTGGTGGCGGGACGGCTTCCCACATCCCACTGGGAGCCGGGGTGCGTGGCTCTCCCCAGGCCATGCCGCGGCAGCGATGGTATCCGTTCACCCCTTTGCAGCTCCCCAGGCGCCGCGGGCTCTcacccagccagccctgggTTGGTATTTGCCCCGACGCCTCCCTGCAAACCTGCTGCGGCCAGTCCCGGCCCCGCCTGCCTGCCCTTCCTCGCCAgcgggaagaggaggaggaggaggaggcagctgtgGGCTGGGAACGGCTCTGGAAGGAGCGCGAGCGGGATATGAGccaggctgtggggcaggacgGACAGAACAGGAGGGCTCGGCTGTGCTCACCACCAG ctGCGTGTCAGACCCAGCCTTCATGCTGGGGAAGCTGAGGAGGAGTGGAAGGGGGGGGCTGGTGGAGAAGCAGTGGCAGAGcctgggggagaggagcagcaccGGCACCCGGCTGGGGCACCCTGTGCTCACCAG ATCCAAAACCTGCGACCCCTCCTTCTGCACGGACGCCGAGCAGGCTGGGGTGgccacaggcaggcagggaaactCATCCCCGTCGGTGAGTCTGGAGGCACGGGGCTCAGGAGggttcccccagccccacggtcCTGGCAGGACGGTCTCTGCGGGGCAGGTGCCAAGGGAAGACCCGTCCTGGTTTCGTGGCAGAGGTGGTGACGgagcggggggctgcggggtgcCTGTGCCCCAAGCACCATGCCATGCCAGCCCCACACCCCGGCCTCCCCCGCAGCTAAGCAAGCGCACCGCAAGTTACCGCAAAGCTTTCGGGGAGCTCACCGAGCGGGAAGAGCTGCTGGCCTGCTTCTCCTGCGCTTGGCAGAGAGAGGTGCCCTACCATGGCCGCCTCTACATCACCTCCTACCACGTCTGCTTCcactccagcctcctgctcaagGACATCAAG GCTGTGGTTCCTGTCGCCTCCATCTCGTCCCTCAAGAAGACCAACACGGCGCTCCTGGTGCCCAACGCACTCAGCATCCGCACGGCCGAGGGGCAGAAG TTCCTTTTTGTGTCTCTGCGCCGGCGGGAGGCCGCGTACCAGCTCCTGAAGTCGGTCTGCAAACACCTGCAG GACAACAGCTGGAGCCCTCTGGCCTCTCTGAGCAATGAGGAAATCCTTAGGAAGCCTCTG ACCTCAAGCCAGTCAGACCTGGAGCAGAGTACCCCAGAGCCTGACAACCTCCAGGAGCCGCTGG ATGGGCTGACCCCGACGCCAAGGCAagcggaggaggaggatgaagaggtGGCAGCGCTGGCTCTGAGCAGCAGTGAGCGGGTGCCCTTGGCAAAGCCACGCAGCTTCTGGG GGGGACTCCACACCACGCTATGGGCCCGGATCACCGCACAGTTGAGCCTCCTCAACACCGTCCTCCTCATCTACCTGCTACT GATGATGACCCTGCTGCTGTCCTCGATGTACATCGGTCTGCGCATCATGgaactggagcagcagctggcatcCGTGGAGGCTAGACCAGACCTCAACCTGTCACAGCA GTACAAGACATGA
- the SMIM44 gene encoding small integral membrane protein 44, producing the protein MSRWHRGALWTRCHFSPAQKRLRWLGAGVRGELAMALAGGTPLPGTRGAWGSRHLLQSPPEEDGVLYVDYKPPALDSIRLPRYVLYLMMAATLVLVVAYAIVGHLIKDLVHDFADWAFGPKPEEEKAVMAEGTVPEVEWLEEDGVLVEGKPKGESAGTLPGMEIPLGLLTTAPRSSISFADSHKKRFF; encoded by the exons ATGAGCCGCTGGCACCGAGGAGCCTTGTGGACCAGATGCCACTTCTCCCCTGCGCAGAAGAGGCTTCGGTGGCTCGGTGCCGGGGTGCGGGGGGAGCTGGCGATGGCCCTGGCGGGGGGCACCCCGCTCCCCGGCACCAGGGGGGCATGGGGGTCACGGCACTTGCTGCAatctccccctgaggaggacggGGTGCTGTACGTGGACTACAAGCCCCCCGCCTTGGACAGCATCCGCCTGCCCCGATACGTCCTTTACCTGATGATGGCGGCCAccctggtgctggtggtggcatACGCCATCGTGGGGCATCTCATCAAGGACCTGGTGCACGACTTTGCCG ACTGGGCGTTCGGGCCGAAGccggaggaggagaaggcggtGATGGCCGAGGGGACCGTGCCGGAGGTGGAGTGGCTGGAGGAGGACGGGGTGCTGGTAGAGGGGAAGCCAAAGGGTGAAAGCGCCGGCACCCTGCCCGGCATGGAGATCCCACTGGGGTTGCTCACCACCGCCCCACGCAGCTCCATCTCCTTCGCCGACTCCCACAAGAAGAGGTTTTTCTAG
- the FZR1 gene encoding fizzy-related protein homolog produces the protein MDQDYERRLLRQINIQNENTMPCVAEMRRTLTPSNSPMSSPSKHGDRFIPSRAGANWSINFHRINENEKSPSQNRKAKDATSDNGKDGLAYSALLKNELLGAGIEKVQDPQTEDRRLQPSTPEKKSLFTYSLSTKRSSPDDGNEVSPYSLSPVSNKSQKLLRSPRKPTRKISKIPFKVLDAPELQDDFYLNLVDWSSLNVLSVGLGTCVYLWSACTSQVTRLCDLSVEGDSVTSVGWSERGNLVAVGTHKGFVQIWDAAAGKKLSMLEGHTARVGALAWNADQLSSGSRDRMILQRDIRTPPLQSERRLQGHRQEVCGLKWSTDHQLLASGGNDNKLLVWNHSSLSPVQQYTEHLAAVKAIAWSPHQHGLLASGGGTADRCIRFWNTLTGQPLQCIDTGSQVCNLAWSKHANELVSTHGYSQNQILVWKYPSLTQVAKLTGHSYRVLYLAMSPDGEAIVTGAGDETLRFWNVFSKTRSTKESVSVLNLFTRIR, from the exons ATGGACCAGGATTATGAGAGACGTCTCCTACGCCAAATCAACATCCAGAATGAAAACACCATGCCGTGT GTGGCAGAGATGAGAAGAACCCTGACGCCTTCCAATTCTCCGATGTCTTCTCCCAGTAAGCATGGTGACAGATTCATTCCCTCAAGAGCTGGGGCCAACTGGAGCATCAACTTCCACAGAATAAAT GAAAACGAAAAATCTCCaagtcaaaacagaaaagcaaaggatgCTACATCGGACAATGGCAAAG ATGGTCTTGCTTACTCTGCCTTGCTGAAGAATGAACTCTTAGGAGCAGGGATTGAGAAGGTGCAAGACCCACAGACGGAAGACAGGAGGCTTCAGCCGTCCACCCCGGAGAAGAAGTCTCTTTTCACT TATTCGCTCAGCACAAAACGCTCTAGTCCAGATGATGGCAATGAGGTCTCACCGTATTCCCTGTCTCCTGTCAGCAACAAAAG TCAGAAGCTGCTAAGATCACCTCGAAAACCAACTCGGAAAATCTCAAAGATTCCTTTCAAAGTGCTGGATGCCCCAGAGTTGCAGGATGACTTCTACCTGAACCTGGTGGACTGGTCCTCTCTTAATGTCCTCAGCGTTGGCCTTGGGACTTGTGTTTACCTGTGGAGCGCTTGTACTAGCCAG GTAACCCGACTGTGTGATCTCTCTGTGGAAGGAGATTCTGTAACATCTGTGGGCTGGTCAGAACGG GGGAACTTGGTAGCTGTTGGCACTCACAAGGGCTTTGTACAGATCTGGGatgcagctgcaggaaaaaaactctCCATGCTAGAGGGGCACACAGCCAGAGTTG GTGCCTTGGCATGGAATGCAGACCAGCTCTCTTCTGGAAGTCGAGACAGGATGATCCTTCAGAGAGACATACGCACCCCACCCCTCCAGTCTGAGCGGCGGCTCCAGGGCCACAGGCAGGAGGTCTGTGGGCTCAAATGGTCTACAGACCACCAGCTCCTGGCCTCTGGAGGAAATGATAATAAG CTCCTTGTCTGGAATCACTCCAGCCTGAGTCCTGTCCAACAATACACAGAGCATCTTGCAGCAGTAAAAGCTATTGCCTGGTCTCCACACCAGCATGGACTCCTTGCCTCTGGCGGTGGGACAGCTGACCGCTGCATACGCTTCTGGAACACGCTCACCGGGCAGCCTTTGCAGTGCATCGACACTGGGTCGCAAGTGTGCAACCTGGCCTGGTCGAAACACGCCAACGAGCTA GTGAGTACCCATGGATACTCACAGAACCAGATCCTCGTCTGGAAATACCCCTCGTTAACTCAAGTAGCAAAGCTAACAGGGCACTCGTACCGAGTCTTATATCTG GCGATGTCCCCTGATGGGGAGGCCATAGTTACAGGAGCTGGAGATGAAACCTTGCGCTTCTGGAACGTCTTCAGTAAAACTCGCTCGACAAAG GAGTCTGTATCCGTTCTCAACCTCTTTACCAGGATACGATAA
- the LOC142035765 gene encoding uncharacterized protein LOC142035765 gives MQERLLVLLCALARRRRRAGGRRAMAGAGAWDGPQRRAWLRHYYSQRQKRLMTLLIARRRRTSCYFYPRAWPSIRSADWWERVVLKEFGPQDWLEKFRMSKETFFYVCNQLRPGLAPHSAHFHPTLPLEKRVAVALWHLATNVEYQTLSPLFGVGPSTVQTCVREVSYAVVLLLKPLYLRLPNEKELENMVRIFRTRWGFPHCIGALDSLHIPIHPPLRLSADYCNGQGWHSILTQATVDGLGQFWDVSTAFPGSMENSAVLESSSLWVLAKEGRLCPNPPKHFMGKAQKYVLLGDATYPLQDWILKPYQEDENLTQRQLQFNYRLKRAHSVIENAFLRLKARWQILLKCDDCSLELLPTLVLACCILHNVCEAHDNPFNEEWLEGTEPTELPKPCQPAPAAMEDGRAEQVRELMCQYFESCGEG, from the exons ATGCAGGAGcggctgctggtgctgctgtgcGCGctggcgcggcggcggcggcgggcgggcgggcgacGGGCCatggccggggccggggcctgggaCGGGCCGCAGCGGCGCGCCTGGCTCCGGCACTACTACAGCCAGCGGCAGAAGCGCCTCATGACG CTCCTGATCGCTCGCCGGAGGAGAACCAGCTGCTACTTCTACCCCCGCGCCTGGCCCAGCATCAGGAGCGCAGACTGGTGGGAGCGGGTGGTCCTGAAGGAGTTTGGACCCCAGGACTGGCTGGAGAAGTTCCGGATGTCTAAGGAGACCTTCTTCTATGTCTGCAACCAGCTGCGGCCTGGACTGGCTCCGCACAGCGCCCACTTCCACCCCACCCTGCCCCTGGAGAAGAGGGTGGCCGTGGCCCTGTGGCACTTGGCCACCAACGTGGAGTACCAGACTCTCAGCCCGCTCTTCGGCGTGGGGCCCTCCACGGTGCAGACGTGCGTCCGGGAGGTGAGCTACGCCGTCGTCTTGCTGCTGAAGCCCCTCTACCTCCGGCTGCCCAACgagaaggagctggagaacATGGTGCGCATCTTCCGCACACGCTGGGGCTTCCCGCACTGCATCGGTGCCCTTGACAGCCTTCACATCCCCATCCATCCGCCCCTGCGCCTCAGCGCCGACTACTGCAACGGCCAGGGCTGGCACTCCATCCTGACGCAGGCCACCGTGGACGGGCTGGGCCAGTTTTGGGACGTCTCCACCGCTTTCCCTGGCAGCATGGAGAACAGCGCGGTCCTGGAGAGCTCCAGCTTGTGGGTGCTGGCCAAGGAGGGCCGGCTGTGCCCCAACCCACCCAAGCACTTCATGGGGAAGGCGCAGAAGTACGTGCTGCTGGGCGATGCCACCTACCCCTTGCAAGACTGGATCCTCAAGCCCTACCAGGAGGACGAGAACCTCACCCAGCGGCAGCTGCAGTTCAACTACCGCCTGAAGCGGGCGCACAGCGTGATCGAGAACGCCTTCCTGCGCCTGAAGGCACGCTGGCAGATCCTCCTGAAGTGCGACGACTgcagcctggagctgctgcccaCCCTCGTCCTTGCCTGCTGCATCCTGCACAACGTCTGTGAAGCCCACGACAACCCCTTCAACGAGGAGTGGCTGGAGGGCACCGAGCCGACCGAGTTGCCCAAGCCCTGCCAGCCTGCGCCTGCTGCCATGGAGGACGGCCGGGCCGAGCAAGTGCGCGAGCTGATGTGCCAGTACTTCGAGAGCTGTGGGGAGGGCTGA